The following is a genomic window from Candidatus Binatia bacterium.
GGGGATTGAGACCTACCCTGAGGTTAACCGAACCGTTCGTCCGGTTAGTCCGAATGGACGATTCCTCGATGAGGGGATTGAGACTGTCCCAGGTATCGAGACGTCCCCCCCACCCTCAGGTCCGAATGGACGATTCCTCGATGAGGGGATTGAGACCTCAGGCAGCCTTCCGCCCCGGGAAAACATCCAGAGTCCGAATGGACGATTCCTCGATGAGGGGATTGAGACGCGTCTGGCGCGCCCTTCTGCTTGACCTTGCATACGGTCCGAATGGACGATTCCTCGATGAGGGGATTGAGACACCACGCCCTGACTCCCGCATTGTGAGACTGGCTGGTGGTCCAGCGGCGACCGCGGCGCTGTCGGCGACCCGCAAGCCGAGGGGATCGGCACAGAGCTCGAGAGTGAAGTTGACCCGCTTTCGTGGACGCCCGAGTATTCGGTAGAAAGGAGTTCACGATGGCAGGGCATCATCGACCAGATCCGGCGCGGTCGCTTGCGGCCCATGTGGCCCTCCGAAACAACCGGAGAACCGCCCCGCGCAAACTCGATCAGGTCAAGGGTGGGTCAATTCAGACAAGCGGCGGCGGGTCAATTCTGGCGAGCGTCGAAGCACGGCCCGCCTAACGCGGGGGTGTCGGGACCACGAAACGCTCGCAGCGAAGACCCGCAACCCTTCGATAGTGGCGCTCGCCCTTCGGCCCCACGAGCACGCCAAAGCCCAGATGGAGCGCCGTTGCCGCGATCGCGAGGTCGTTCGACGGGATCGTCGTTCCCGATCGGCTGAGCTCTGCGAACAGGTCGGCCCAGCGTTCGGCGATCTCGCGGGTGAAGTCCACGATGGGGAACCGTGACACCAGTGCCTCCACGCGTTCCTGTCGTGCCCGCGCCCGCGCAGCCCGATCGGCGAGCCGTACGCCGACGAGCAGCTCGGCGTACACGATCGCGGGGATGACTGCGGATTCCTCGGCGAGCGGGCCGAGCATGGGCTCCCAGCCGTCGGGTGCCCGTTCCAGCGCGACCAGTGCGCTCGTGTCGATGACTAATCCCACGGGTTTCGGGGCGAGCGATCCGCCGCGTTGACTCGTTCGAGATCGTCGGCGAAACCCGGATCGGGAGGCGCCGCGCTGCGCCAAGCCCGCAACCCTTCCACGAGGCTCGCGCTCGCTCGTGACGACAACGGCGCAAGGCGTGCTACCGCCTCGCCGTTGCGCTCGACGATGAAGACCTCGTTTCGATACCGAACCTTCCCGAGGACGTCGCCGAGCTTCCGGGCCAGGTCGGTTGCGCTGATCACATGTTCCATGAATTGCGTATAATACGTAATTCCTCACTCGAGGCAACCGGACTCGCGCGGCGCTGAGCACGGCAGGCACGGGCAGCGGTCTCCGCGAATGAGGGTTTCGGCATCCGCGCAAGCGGCAGGCCGCGTGACGGACAAATACCTTCACCAGGTAAAGTGCGGGGAGCCCGCAGGCTCCCCGTCGAAATCCCCCCGGCAATTTCCACCGGTCGGCCCGGCGGGGTGCGCGGGGCGGCGTCGGCGGAGCGGTCACGGCCATTCGGCGTTGCGGGTCGGCCTTGAACATCAACGTGCACTTCCACAGCCCGGTGGTGCAGGGGATCTTCGTGCAGAACGCGGACGGCACGCGACGCTTCGTGCCCGCTCCGGCGCCAACCGACCGGGAGGTCACGCGCCTACTGGGATCGATCCGCCGGCGCATCGTGCGGCTGGTCGCCCGCCATGGCATACCGAGCACCGAGGTCGACCCCGGCGACGAGCGGCTCTTCGACTGTCCGGTGTATGCCGAGATTCAGGGTGCCGCCGTGCTCGGTCGGTTCGCAACCGGGCCGCGCGCCGGGGCGGGGGTCGTCCGCGTCGGCCGCGACGCAGCGGTGCCGGTGGATACCGCGAGCGCCCCGCTGCACGTACAGATCGACGGTTTCGATCTGCACGCGCCGTGGCGGTGCCGGCGGGGGACCGAGGGCGGCTCGAACATCCGGCGCGCTATGTTTTGCGCCCGCCCGTGGCCCGGGAGGCCCTCGAATGGACGCCGGATGGCAAGGTGCTGCTCCGCCTCCGCCGCCTCTGGCGGGACGGGACCCGGGCGATCCGGTTCGAACCGAGCGAGTTGCTCGAGAAGCTGGCCGCCGTCATCCCGAGGCCCGGGGAACCCGGCGGGAGACTGAATGAAGGACTCGTCGCATGGCTCGGGGCAGCCGCCAGAACGGCGATCACGACGCCGACATGACTCGCTAACGCGCGGAGCATGGCAACCTCCGTATGACCGACGATGTAACGGCGCAATACGTCGCGCCGTTGGTTCATGCCAGGGCGCCGCGCACGTCGTGTCGACGGGCCTTTGGGGGTACGTCAGATTCGCGCGCGGGCCCTGACGGGCCCCGGTGAAGTGTCCCATCGGTCCGTGCGCGTGCATCTTACCCTTGATAGCTGGCAAGCTCATTCCATTTCTCCAAGAACAAATCGGCGGTGCTCCTCGCAACCGCCAAGGTCCTGCGTTGCTCCGCGGGGCAAAGGCCAAAGGAGAACTCGACTGCAAGCTCAGGAAGCCAGATTCCCATCTCGCCACCCCTGCCGGTAACACTGATGTGAGGTGGCCCCGCTGCGCTCCGGAGATCGTCGCGACCGACTTTTCCGACAGTCTCTTTCGCCGGGGGGGACGGCCTACGGGCATGCGGACAACTGTTAGCGCCGGATTGTGGAGGGAAATTGTCCGTTGACGGTGCTCTGTCCCCATAGTATGCGGGGGCCGCACAACCTATCGTAACACGAAGGGTTGGCGGGTAACGTCCGGGAAGGCGCATCGCGTGACAGAGGTCGTCGATGCCGGGTATCCGCCTGAGAATCGCGATCGCAGGCTCGAGTCGGAACCGACTTAGACCTGAAACCTGAAAGCGAAAATCTCGGAGGGCGGTCGGGTTTGCCGGTAGCGGGGCGGTGGGCGAGCGGCGGATGGGGAGGAGGTGACCTTGGACACGGTGGATTCGGCGGCGAGCGGGCTGGACGCCACGCGGCGCCGCTTCATGGCCATTGCGAGCGGCGCCATCTCGGCCTTGATCGCGAGCGTGCTCGGTATCCCGCTCGTCGGGTCGTTCGTGTCGCCCCTGTTCGAGCGGATCCGCAGCCGGTTCGAGAGCGCGGGAAAGGTGCCGCAGATCCCGGCGGGCTCCCCGGTTTCGGTCGGCTTTATCCACTCCGAGAACGACGCCTACCTGCACAAGACCGTGCAGGCCCACGCGTGGGCGGTAAGCCTGGCGCCCGGAGCGGTCACGGTCTACTCGCCAATCTGTCCGCACCTCGGCTGCCGGTACGACTGGGTGCCTGGCCAGGGCCACTTCGTCTGCCCCTGCCACGGCAGCGTCTTTGCGCTCGACGGCAAGGTCCTCGCCGGACCGGCGCCGCGCCCACTCGATACGTTGCCCACTCGGGTCGAAGACGGCGAACTCTTCATCGAATGGCAGCGCTTCGAGCCGGGCGTGCCCTACAAAAAGGTGATCTGATCGTGCCGGCCGCGATCCTCGACTGGATCGACAAGCGGTTCC
Proteins encoded in this region:
- a CDS encoding type II toxin-antitoxin system prevent-host-death family antitoxin: MEHVISATDLARKLGDVLGKVRYRNEVFIVERNGEAVARLAPLSSRASASLVEGLRAWRSAAPPDPGFADDLERVNAADRSPRNPWD
- a CDS encoding ubiquinol-cytochrome c reductase iron-sulfur subunit, with protein sequence MDSAASGLDATRRRFMAIASGAISALIASVLGIPLVGSFVSPLFERIRSRFESAGKVPQIPAGSPVSVGFIHSENDAYLHKTVQAHAWAVSLAPGAVTVYSPICPHLGCRYDWVPGQGHFVCPCHGSVFALDGKVLAGPAPRPLDTLPTRVEDGELFIEWQRFEPGVPYKKVI
- a CDS encoding PIN domain-containing protein yields the protein MGLVIDTSALVALERAPDGWEPMLGPLAEESAVIPAIVYAELLVGVRLADRAARARARQERVEALVSRFPIVDFTREIAERWADLFAELSRSGTTIPSNDLAIAATALHLGFGVLVGPKGERHYRRVAGLRCERFVVPTPPR